The Humulus lupulus chromosome 7, drHumLupu1.1, whole genome shotgun sequence region GAGAAGAATCCATTTGCGGTGCTCCAACTTAATCATTCAAGATGCATGTATTGTTCGTTTTTGTTTATTTGTTACTGATGTATTCCCATATCTTATCTAGGGTGCAGCAGCAGCTCCAAAGAGAACTATTAAATCAGCAGAACCTACATCTGCATCTTCTGGTGGACTAGATGGCCTGCCACGGGAAGATATTAGTGGGAATATTACACCTACCCTGCTTAAAGGCTTAGAAAGTACTGATTGGAAggtaatattttgatcataattAATGTTTTTAGGGATGGAGCCTGACACCTGCCTGTTGCTGGAAGGTCCAAAGGGGAGATATTTAGCAGCCATTGTAGTGTTTTGATGTTTTGTATTTTCTGCTTTCTAGGCTCGCTTGGAGTCAATTGAAGCTGTGAATAAAGTTTTGGAAGAGGCTAACAAGCGCGTCCAACCCAATGGAACTGGTACATTCTATCATGTGTTTaaattctctctccctctattgttattatttattattgtacatGCTATTCAGCCTCCTTTATATCCTCCCATttgttaattattgtttaatgttTATTTTCAGCTGAATTGTTTGGTGCTCTAAGGGGTCGTCTAGGTGACAGCAACAAAAATTTAGTCATCGTTTAAGGATACCCTTTTGAAAGGTAAGGCATCGTTGATTAATATATATCATTTTATAAATGAGTGTTCTTCTATCAATTCTTCAGCATCAATCAATTACAGATCttcattaaaaaagaaaatattggAAACTAGGCCCCCTTATATGTTAGATTGTTAtgacttcaattttttttaatgaaaattattcaggGAGAAATGCAATATTACAAGGTGTTTGTCCACACATTTTTGGACTCTTCACTGTAAAGC contains the following coding sequences:
- the LOC133789119 gene encoding protein MOR1-like, with the protein product MVSAVDDFGISHLKLKDLIDFCKDTGLQSSVAATRIFSVKLLGVLHKFVGPDIKGFLSDVKPALLSALDTDTEYEKNPFAGAAAAPKRTIKSAEPTSASSGGLDGLPREDISGNITPTLLKGLESTDWKARLESIEAVNKVLEEANKRVQPNGTAELFGALRGRLGDSNKNLVIV